In the Corvus cornix cornix isolate S_Up_H32 chromosome 20, ASM73873v5, whole genome shotgun sequence genome, one interval contains:
- the OGFR gene encoding opioid growth factor receptor isoform X1, whose translation MAAWFTSRAEEDEAEDEANLWTYDSTWEGEEDDEEDGGGEPEGAAAEEPENAGEQPGQGRAGGCRHSQPGWFSLHLKRLMSFFSTEDQGSNSSLLSWGSFQCSGRRNWTAARDLQRYRNHYPDLKEPENEEEEEMWNLSFYKNEIAFVPHGVFIETLLSSWWDKYEMLEENHSYIQWLFPLREHGMNWRARPLTCQEIQAFRKSKEVMDRFIRAYKLMLGFYGIHLVNEETGELKRAENWRERFENLNRFSHNNLRITRILKCLGEMGYEDYQVHLVKFFLTETLVEGTLPNVKRSALDYFLFTVRSKEKRRELIHYAWQHFRPPGSFVWGPHDKLRKYRPRSAKPQLHQRPEDKQDTPCQKCGDSVGKDQNQSPEVEQKAGDAAELQPEMSDEHVKEKISKCVLKGGDDEEEKEASFAQLEEKDLKSEAEEVQGTAENDCTKESKKRKLSANMADAKGDGSLKNSADIENISHNLGECAIDAEIPPSGPESQAEEDQEALKEDDSSTKEPAAPEATDAAVKRRKVDKRPLRNKPVNLAINLSMGPSASGAKANPSAANGEGGKENVSEKNTAVEVPSEKGGGGSGDADGGTVRPPAASRLPRTGCTAPVKDGWKSSGDQDSAGGDQHHCNSKLLGGKSELDGVGQQEKAENAGEKGQAEDTDQKQAPESHEQSMTPTCPEENSAEVPEEKAEGSENAAEPGGEEGAAE comes from the exons ATGGCGGCCTGGTTCACCTCCAGGGCGGAGGAGGACGAGGCGGAGGACGAGGCGAACCTCTGGACGTACGACTCCAcctgggagggggaggaggacGACGAGGAGGATGGCGGCGGCGAGCCGGAGGGAGCGGCGGCGGAGGAGCCGGAGAATGCGGGGGAGCAgccggggcagggccgggcgggGGGCTGCCGGCACAGCCAG CCTGGATGGTTTTCTTTACACCTGAAGCGTCTAATGTCTTTCTTTAGTACTGAG GATCAAGGCTCAAATTCCTCACTGCTGTCTTGGGGGAGTTTTCAG TGCAGTGGGAGGCGCAACTGGACTGCGGCGAGAGACCTGCAGAGATACAGAAACCATTACCCA GATTTGAAAGAACCAgaaaatgaggaggaagaagagatgTGGAACTTaagcttttataaaaatgaGATCGCTTTTGTGCCCCACG gTGTGTTTATTGAAACTCTGCTTTCATCTTGGTGGGACAAGTATGAAATGCTGGAAGAAAACCATTCTTACATACAGTG gcTGTTCCCTTTACGTGAACACGGGATGAACTGGCGTGCCAGGCCACTCACCTGTCAAGAAATCCAG GCCTTTAGGAAGTCCAAGGAAGTTATGGACAGGTTTATCCGTGCTTACAAGCTCATGCTGGGATTTTATGGAATACATCTGGTCAACGAGGAAACTGGAGAACTTAAGAGAGCAGAGAATTGGCGTGAACGATTTGAAAACTTGAACAG GTTCAGCCACAACAATTTGAGGATTACTCGCATCCTGAAGTGCCTGGGGGAGATGGGATATGAAGACTATCAAGTGCACTTGGTGAagtttttcctcacagaaactCTTGTTGAGGGGACATTACCAAATGTCAAGAGAAGTGCCTTGGATTACTTCCTGTTCACTGtcagaagcaaagagaagaggagagaacTCATCCACTATGCTTGGCAACACTTCAGACCTCCGGGCAGCTTCGTGTGGGGGCCTCACGACAAACTCCGGAAGTACAGACCCCGCTCTGCCAAGCCACAGCTGCACCAAAGGCCTGAGGATAAACAGGACACTCCATGTCAAAAATGTGGTGATTCTGTGGGGAAGGATCAGAACCAGTCTCCAGAGGTGGAACAGAaagctggagatgctgcagagTTGCAGCCTGAAATGAGTGATGAGCATGTAAAGGAGAAGATAAGCAAATGTGTTCTGAAGGGAGGAGATgatgaagaggagaaagaggctTCATTTgcccagctggaggagaaggattTAAAAAGTGAAGCTGAAGAAGTGCAGGGTACAGCAGAGAATGATTGCACAAAGGAGAGCAAGAAGAGAAAGCTGAGTGCAAATATGGCAGATGCTAAAGGGGATGGATCGCTGAAAAACTCTGCTGATATTGAAAACATTTCCCATAATCTGGGAGAGTGTGCAATTGATGCAGAGATCCCCCCCTCAGGCCCGGAATCCCAGGCAGAAGAGGACCAGGAAGCACTGAAGGAAGATGATTCAAGCACCAAAGAGCCGGCAGCGCCGGAGGCCACGGATGCAGCTGTGAAACGCAGGAAGGTTGATAAAAGACCATTGAGAAACAAACCAGTCAACTTGGCCATAAACCTGAGCATGGGGCCCTCAGCCTCTGGTGCCAAGGCAAATCCATCTGCAGCTAACGGTGAgggtggaaaagaaaatgtcagtgagaaaaatacagctgtggAAGTGCCAAGTGAGAAAGGCGGTGGTGGTAGTGGTGAtgcagatggtgggactgtgaGACCCCCGGCTGCTTCCAGGCTCCCCAGGACTGGCTGCACTGCTCCAGTCAAGGATGGCTGGAAGTCGAGTGGAGATCAAGACTCAGCAGGGGGTGATCAGCACCACTGCAACAGCAAACTCCTGGGGGGTAAAAGTGAACTAGATGGGGTaggacagcaggaaaaggcagaaaatgcagGTGAAAAAGGGCAAGCAGAAGACACAGACCAGAAGCAAGCTCCAGAGAGTCATGAGCAGAGCATGACACCCACTTGTCCTGAAGAAAACAGTGCTGAGGtcccagaagaaaaagctgaaggcTCT
- the OGFR gene encoding opioid growth factor receptor isoform X2, whose protein sequence is MAAWFTSRAEEDEAEDEANLWTYDSTWEGEEDDEEDGGGEPEGAAAEEPENAGEQPGQGRAGGCRHSQDQGSNSSLLSWGSFQCSGRRNWTAARDLQRYRNHYPDLKEPENEEEEEMWNLSFYKNEIAFVPHGVFIETLLSSWWDKYEMLEENHSYIQWLFPLREHGMNWRARPLTCQEIQAFRKSKEVMDRFIRAYKLMLGFYGIHLVNEETGELKRAENWRERFENLNRFSHNNLRITRILKCLGEMGYEDYQVHLVKFFLTETLVEGTLPNVKRSALDYFLFTVRSKEKRRELIHYAWQHFRPPGSFVWGPHDKLRKYRPRSAKPQLHQRPEDKQDTPCQKCGDSVGKDQNQSPEVEQKAGDAAELQPEMSDEHVKEKISKCVLKGGDDEEEKEASFAQLEEKDLKSEAEEVQGTAENDCTKESKKRKLSANMADAKGDGSLKNSADIENISHNLGECAIDAEIPPSGPESQAEEDQEALKEDDSSTKEPAAPEATDAAVKRRKVDKRPLRNKPVNLAINLSMGPSASGAKANPSAANGEGGKENVSEKNTAVEVPSEKGGGGSGDADGGTVRPPAASRLPRTGCTAPVKDGWKSSGDQDSAGGDQHHCNSKLLGGKSELDGVGQQEKAENAGEKGQAEDTDQKQAPESHEQSMTPTCPEENSAEVPEEKAEGSENAAEPGGEEGAAE, encoded by the exons ATGGCGGCCTGGTTCACCTCCAGGGCGGAGGAGGACGAGGCGGAGGACGAGGCGAACCTCTGGACGTACGACTCCAcctgggagggggaggaggacGACGAGGAGGATGGCGGCGGCGAGCCGGAGGGAGCGGCGGCGGAGGAGCCGGAGAATGCGGGGGAGCAgccggggcagggccgggcgggGGGCTGCCGGCACAGCCAG GATCAAGGCTCAAATTCCTCACTGCTGTCTTGGGGGAGTTTTCAG TGCAGTGGGAGGCGCAACTGGACTGCGGCGAGAGACCTGCAGAGATACAGAAACCATTACCCA GATTTGAAAGAACCAgaaaatgaggaggaagaagagatgTGGAACTTaagcttttataaaaatgaGATCGCTTTTGTGCCCCACG gTGTGTTTATTGAAACTCTGCTTTCATCTTGGTGGGACAAGTATGAAATGCTGGAAGAAAACCATTCTTACATACAGTG gcTGTTCCCTTTACGTGAACACGGGATGAACTGGCGTGCCAGGCCACTCACCTGTCAAGAAATCCAG GCCTTTAGGAAGTCCAAGGAAGTTATGGACAGGTTTATCCGTGCTTACAAGCTCATGCTGGGATTTTATGGAATACATCTGGTCAACGAGGAAACTGGAGAACTTAAGAGAGCAGAGAATTGGCGTGAACGATTTGAAAACTTGAACAG GTTCAGCCACAACAATTTGAGGATTACTCGCATCCTGAAGTGCCTGGGGGAGATGGGATATGAAGACTATCAAGTGCACTTGGTGAagtttttcctcacagaaactCTTGTTGAGGGGACATTACCAAATGTCAAGAGAAGTGCCTTGGATTACTTCCTGTTCACTGtcagaagcaaagagaagaggagagaacTCATCCACTATGCTTGGCAACACTTCAGACCTCCGGGCAGCTTCGTGTGGGGGCCTCACGACAAACTCCGGAAGTACAGACCCCGCTCTGCCAAGCCACAGCTGCACCAAAGGCCTGAGGATAAACAGGACACTCCATGTCAAAAATGTGGTGATTCTGTGGGGAAGGATCAGAACCAGTCTCCAGAGGTGGAACAGAaagctggagatgctgcagagTTGCAGCCTGAAATGAGTGATGAGCATGTAAAGGAGAAGATAAGCAAATGTGTTCTGAAGGGAGGAGATgatgaagaggagaaagaggctTCATTTgcccagctggaggagaaggattTAAAAAGTGAAGCTGAAGAAGTGCAGGGTACAGCAGAGAATGATTGCACAAAGGAGAGCAAGAAGAGAAAGCTGAGTGCAAATATGGCAGATGCTAAAGGGGATGGATCGCTGAAAAACTCTGCTGATATTGAAAACATTTCCCATAATCTGGGAGAGTGTGCAATTGATGCAGAGATCCCCCCCTCAGGCCCGGAATCCCAGGCAGAAGAGGACCAGGAAGCACTGAAGGAAGATGATTCAAGCACCAAAGAGCCGGCAGCGCCGGAGGCCACGGATGCAGCTGTGAAACGCAGGAAGGTTGATAAAAGACCATTGAGAAACAAACCAGTCAACTTGGCCATAAACCTGAGCATGGGGCCCTCAGCCTCTGGTGCCAAGGCAAATCCATCTGCAGCTAACGGTGAgggtggaaaagaaaatgtcagtgagaaaaatacagctgtggAAGTGCCAAGTGAGAAAGGCGGTGGTGGTAGTGGTGAtgcagatggtgggactgtgaGACCCCCGGCTGCTTCCAGGCTCCCCAGGACTGGCTGCACTGCTCCAGTCAAGGATGGCTGGAAGTCGAGTGGAGATCAAGACTCAGCAGGGGGTGATCAGCACCACTGCAACAGCAAACTCCTGGGGGGTAAAAGTGAACTAGATGGGGTaggacagcaggaaaaggcagaaaatgcagGTGAAAAAGGGCAAGCAGAAGACACAGACCAGAAGCAAGCTCCAGAGAGTCATGAGCAGAGCATGACACCCACTTGTCCTGAAGAAAACAGTGCTGAGGtcccagaagaaaaagctgaaggcTCT
- the LOC104687645 gene encoding MRG/MORF4L-binding protein: MLGHKPVGVNRHFHMICIRDKFSQNIGRQISSKVIWDHLSTMYDMQALHESEILPFPNIEKNFALPDEMIQEVREGKVMMEEEVKEEILKEEMETHAGPEEVFAPSGSLGKTTEKPSSKEKEKTSSDPGSKEGSDKRKRNRVTEKVLNANSNPSSPSAAKRRRT, encoded by the exons GTGTGAATCGCCATTTCCACATGATTTGTATCCGGGATAAATTCAGCCAGAATATCGGACGGCAGATCTCATCTAAAGTGATCTGGGACCATCTGAGCACCATGTATGATATGCAGGCTCTT caTGAATCTGAGATTCTTCCATTCCCTAATATAGAGAAGAATTTTGCTCTTCCTGATGAAATGATTCAAGAAGTGAGAGAAG GAAAAGTAATGATGGAAGAAGAAGtgaaagaggaaattttaaaagaagagatgGAAACGCATGCAGGTCCTGAAGAAG TTTTTGCACCCTCTGGAAGTTTaggaaaaacaactgaaaagccaagcagcaaagagaaagagaaaacttcatCAGATCCTGGGTCCAAAGAAGGGTCTGATAAGAGGAAGCGCAACAGAGTCACCGAGAAGGTTCTAAATGCCAACAGCAACCCCTCGAGTCCCAGCGCCGCCAAACGACGCAGGACGTAG